One genomic window of Pseudoxanthomonas sp. includes the following:
- a CDS encoding tryptophan--tRNA ligase, translated as MTTRVLTGITTSGTPHLGNFVGAVRPAIAASRAADTESFYFLADLHSLIKAQDPARTQRSTLEIAATWLAAGLEPDKVWFYRQSDVPEIPELTWFLTCVAGKGILNRAHAYKAAVDKNRADGEDDDAAVSAGLFMYPVLMAADILIFNAHQVPVGRDQIQHIEMARDFGQRFNHVYGREYFTLPEALIDDHVATLPGLDGRKMSKSYGNTIPLFAKPAELKKLIFSILTDSRAPGEAKDTEGSPLFQLYQAFATPEETAAFAQAYADGIGWGDAKQQLFDRIERDIAPLRDRYETLIARPADIEAILRDGAQRLRAKYATPFLRELRDAVGLRDLTSTATVAVQAVAKAALPVFKQYREADGRFYFKLSDAQGNVLVQSRGFDSPRDAGQLVAVLKSAETSEQLQTTDIVLQVSTDEVLAALAQLREAAAQA; from the coding sequence ATGACCACCCGTGTCCTGACCGGCATCACCACCTCCGGCACGCCCCATCTGGGCAACTTCGTGGGCGCGGTGCGTCCGGCCATCGCCGCCAGCCGCGCCGCTGACACCGAGAGCTTCTATTTCCTGGCCGACCTGCACAGCCTGATCAAGGCGCAGGATCCGGCGCGAACCCAGCGTTCGACCCTGGAAATCGCCGCGACCTGGCTGGCTGCCGGTCTGGAGCCGGACAAGGTGTGGTTCTACCGGCAGAGCGATGTGCCCGAGATCCCGGAGCTGACCTGGTTCCTGACCTGCGTGGCCGGCAAGGGCATCCTCAATCGCGCCCATGCCTACAAGGCCGCCGTGGACAAGAACCGCGCCGATGGTGAGGACGACGATGCGGCGGTGAGCGCCGGGCTTTTCATGTACCCGGTGCTGATGGCCGCGGACATCCTGATCTTTAATGCGCACCAGGTGCCGGTGGGCCGCGACCAGATCCAGCACATCGAGATGGCGCGCGACTTTGGCCAGCGCTTCAATCATGTGTACGGGCGCGAGTATTTCACGCTGCCTGAGGCGCTGATCGACGACCACGTGGCCACGCTGCCTGGGCTGGATGGTCGCAAGATGAGCAAGAGCTATGGCAACACGATTCCATTGTTCGCCAAGCCCGCCGAGTTGAAGAAGCTGATCTTCTCGATCCTCACCGATTCGCGTGCGCCGGGCGAGGCCAAGGACACCGAAGGCTCGCCACTGTTCCAGCTCTACCAGGCCTTTGCCACGCCGGAAGAAACGGCAGCGTTCGCGCAGGCCTATGCCGATGGCATCGGCTGGGGCGATGCCAAACAGCAGCTGTTCGACCGCATCGAGCGCGACATCGCACCGCTGCGTGACCGCTATGAAACGCTGATCGCCAGGCCTGCCGATATCGAAGCGATCCTGCGCGACGGTGCGCAGCGCCTGCGCGCCAAGTACGCCACGCCGTTCCTGCGCGAACTGCGCGATGCGGTGGGCCTGCGCGACCTAACGTCCACCGCGACGGTGGCGGTGCAGGCGGTGGCCAAGGCAGCACTGCCGGTGTTCAAGCAGTACCGCGAAGCCGACGGGCGCTTCTATTTCAAGCTGTCCGATGCGCAGGGCAACGTGCTGGTGCAGAGCCGGGGTTTCGACTCGCCGCGCGATGCCGGCCAGCTGGTGGCCGTGTTGAAGAGCGCGGAGACCTCTGAGCAGCTGCAGACCACGGATATCGTGCTGCAGGTGTCAACGGACGAGGTGCTGGCTGCGCTGGCGCAGCTGCGCGAAGCCGCCGCGCAGGCGTAA
- a CDS encoding dihydrolipoamide acetyltransferase family protein, protein MSESKTFHLPDLGEGLPDATIVEWFVKEGDVVRLDEPLVSMETAKAVVEVPSPVSGKVLKLAGAPGDIVDTGAMLAQFEPDPNLPQRADGQDTGHSHGPPKAAPAAARPAAAPAPQTVVESFDHERDDAGTVVGAMQSSNAVQTEAAVAVGGVKAMPAVRAMARKLGVDLARVRATGAEGVVTMADVKQAAADGSAKVGATPTPAARVAAPAPSPAPAIDPNRARTALSASGKPMRTAPPGVSASGQPEPLRGVRRNMARVMADAHAQVVATTLNDDADIHAWVPGSDVTARLVRGIVAACKAVPAMNAWFDGQALTRTLHPHVDIGIAVDTDDGLFVPALRNADLLDAGGVRESVNRLRAQVLDRSIPATELTGYTISLSNFGMFAGRYATPIVVVPCVSIVAAGRARFQMTPVMGGFESHKVIPLSVTFDHRACTGGEAARFLRALIDDLALAD, encoded by the coding sequence ATGAGTGAGAGCAAGACCTTCCACCTTCCCGACCTGGGCGAAGGCCTGCCCGATGCGACCATCGTGGAGTGGTTCGTCAAGGAAGGCGACGTGGTGCGCCTGGACGAGCCGCTGGTGTCGATGGAAACAGCCAAGGCCGTGGTCGAAGTGCCCTCCCCGGTGTCGGGCAAGGTGCTGAAGCTGGCCGGCGCACCGGGCGACATCGTCGATACCGGCGCGATGCTGGCCCAGTTCGAACCCGACCCGAACCTGCCCCAGCGCGCCGACGGCCAGGACACCGGCCATTCGCATGGCCCGCCGAAAGCCGCGCCTGCCGCCGCCAGGCCTGCCGCGGCGCCTGCGCCGCAGACGGTGGTCGAAAGCTTCGACCACGAGCGCGACGATGCCGGCACCGTGGTCGGCGCGATGCAGTCCTCCAATGCCGTACAGACCGAAGCGGCCGTGGCCGTCGGCGGGGTCAAGGCGATGCCGGCGGTGCGCGCGATGGCGCGCAAGCTGGGCGTGGACCTGGCTCGCGTGCGCGCCACCGGCGCCGAGGGCGTGGTGACCATGGCCGATGTGAAGCAGGCCGCGGCCGATGGCTCGGCCAAGGTCGGTGCCACGCCGACGCCTGCCGCACGCGTCGCAGCGCCCGCACCCAGCCCCGCGCCCGCCATTGACCCCAACCGCGCGCGCACCGCGCTGTCGGCCAGCGGCAAGCCGATGCGCACCGCCCCTCCGGGCGTGAGCGCCAGCGGCCAGCCCGAGCCGCTGCGCGGCGTCCGCCGCAACATGGCCCGGGTCATGGCCGACGCGCATGCACAGGTCGTGGCCACCACCCTCAACGACGACGCCGACATCCACGCCTGGGTGCCCGGCAGCGATGTCACCGCACGCCTGGTGCGCGGCATCGTGGCCGCGTGCAAGGCGGTGCCGGCGATGAACGCCTGGTTCGACGGCCAGGCGCTGACCCGCACCCTGCATCCGCACGTGGACATCGGCATCGCCGTGGACACCGACGACGGCCTGTTCGTGCCTGCGCTGCGCAATGCCGACCTGCTCGACGCCGGCGGCGTGCGCGAATCGGTCAATCGCCTGCGCGCGCAGGTGCTCGACCGCTCCATCCCGGCCACCGAGCTGACCGGCTACACGATCTCGCTGAGCAACTTCGGCATGTTCGCCGGGCGCTACGCCACGCCGATCGTGGTGGTGCCGTGCGTGAGCATCGTCGCCGCCGGCCGCGCGCGCTTCCAGATGACCCCGGTGATGGGCGGCTTCGAATCGCACAAGGTCATCCCGCTGTCTGTCACCTTCGACCACCGAGCCTGCACCGGCGGCGAAGCGGCGCGCTTCTTGCGCGCGCTGATCGACGATCTGGCGCTGGCCGACTGA
- a CDS encoding MBL fold metallo-hydrolase produces MSQHGIHTIHTIHTVDTAFQREHFGAAYLVVENGRGAFIDCGTSHSMPLLMQAVQDAGLTPAEIDWVMPTHAHLDHAGGAGMLMQQLPNAMLVAHPRAAPHLIDPSRLIAGATAVYGAEEIARSYGTVVPVPAERVVIAQDEHVVDLAGRPLLCIDTPGHARHHYCVWDALSRCWFTGDTFGLSYRELDSAQGAFILPTSSPVQFEPDALKHSIARMLAYEPLGMYLTHYDRVGQSYADVEKLARDLYVQINAMEKLGRDADGEPDRHARLLKALTALYLQRAHEAQVPLDDAQVEQALAMDIELNAQGLACWLDRERR; encoded by the coding sequence ATGAGCCAGCACGGCATCCACACGATCCACACGATCCACACCGTCGATACCGCATTCCAGCGCGAACATTTCGGCGCGGCCTATCTGGTGGTGGAAAACGGCCGCGGTGCGTTCATCGATTGCGGTACCAGCCATTCGATGCCGCTGCTGATGCAGGCCGTGCAGGACGCAGGACTGACGCCGGCCGAGATCGACTGGGTGATGCCCACACATGCGCACCTGGATCATGCCGGTGGCGCCGGCATGCTGATGCAGCAATTGCCCAACGCGATGCTGGTCGCGCATCCGCGCGCGGCACCGCACCTGATCGATCCTTCGCGGCTGATCGCCGGTGCCACGGCGGTCTATGGCGCCGAGGAAATCGCACGCAGTTACGGCACGGTCGTGCCGGTGCCGGCCGAGCGGGTGGTAATCGCGCAGGATGAACACGTCGTCGACCTGGCCGGTCGCCCGCTGCTGTGCATCGATACGCCGGGCCACGCGCGCCATCACTATTGCGTGTGGGATGCGTTGAGCCGCTGCTGGTTCACCGGCGACACCTTCGGCTTGTCGTACCGCGAACTGGACAGCGCGCAGGGCGCCTTCATCCTGCCGACCAGCTCGCCGGTGCAGTTCGAGCCGGACGCGCTGAAGCATTCCATCGCCCGCATGCTGGCTTACGAGCCACTCGGCATGTACCTGACCCATTACGACCGCGTCGGCCAGTCCTATGCCGATGTCGAAAAGCTCGCCCGGGATCTGTACGTGCAGATCAACGCGATGGAAAAACTCGGCCGCGACGCCGATGGCGAACCTGATCGCCACGCCAGGCTGCTCAAGGCGTTGACTGCGCTCTACCTGCAACGTGCGCACGAGGCGCAGGTCCCGCTGGACGATGCGCAGGTCGAGCAGGCACTGGCGATGGACATCGAACTCAATGCACAAGGCCTAGCTTGCTGGTTGGATCGCGAGCGGCGGTGA
- a CDS encoding SDR family oxidoreductase, whose protein sequence is MTDSNPHDLRILVAGGSRGIGLAMADAFAREGAQVSICARSEGSLRDAVATLSRHGRAVHALSCDLSDADQIEAWVTAAAAAFGGIDVVVNNASGYGNGSDDASWLAGFNVDLMAAVRTNRIALPHLRRSASPSIINISSINGSVPTPRAAAYSTAKAALNYYTVTLAAELARERIRVNAIAPGSIEFADGLWDKRRTAEPALYARIRDSIPFGRFGATEDVAEAAVFLASPRARWITGQVLAVDGGQALGA, encoded by the coding sequence ATGACCGATTCCAATCCGCATGACCTGCGCATCCTGGTAGCCGGCGGCAGTCGCGGCATTGGCCTGGCGATGGCCGACGCGTTCGCCCGCGAAGGCGCACAGGTCTCGATCTGCGCGCGCAGCGAAGGCTCGCTACGGGACGCCGTCGCCACGCTGTCACGGCACGGGCGCGCCGTGCATGCCCTGTCCTGTGACCTGTCTGACGCGGACCAGATCGAAGCCTGGGTCACGGCTGCGGCTGCGGCCTTCGGTGGTATCGACGTGGTGGTCAACAACGCCTCGGGTTACGGCAACGGCAGCGACGACGCCAGCTGGCTGGCCGGTTTCAACGTCGACCTGATGGCCGCGGTGCGCACCAACCGCATCGCGCTGCCACACCTGCGCCGTAGCGCGTCGCCATCGATCATCAACATCAGTTCGATCAACGGCTCGGTGCCGACGCCACGCGCCGCCGCATACTCCACCGCCAAGGCCGCGCTGAACTACTACACCGTGACCCTGGCCGCCGAACTGGCGCGCGAGAGGATCCGCGTCAATGCCATCGCCCCCGGCTCCATCGAATTCGCCGACGGCCTGTGGGACAAGCGCAGGACCGCCGAACCGGCGCTGTACGCACGCATCCGCGACAGCATTCCGTTCGGTCGCTTCGGCGCGACGGAGGACGTAGCCGAAGCCGCCGTGTTCCTGGCTTCGCCGCGCGCACGCTGGATCACCGGCCAGGTGCTGGCGGTCGATGGCGGCCAGGCGCTGGGTGCCTGA
- a CDS encoding alpha-ketoacid dehydrogenase subunit beta yields the protein MTDSETPTATPITLIEAITQALAWEISHDPAVVVLGEDVGVNGGVFRATAGLQKRFGSARILDTPLDETTIAGLTVGMAAQGMKPVAEAQFDGFVYPMIDHLICHAARLRYRTRGRLHCPMVLRVPWGGGIRAPEHHSEANESMFTNVPGLRVVMPSSPQRAYGLLLAAIRDPDPVIYYEPKRIYRQYKELVPDDGEALPLDVCFVLRDGADVTLVSWGAQVKETLEAADALAAEGISAEVIDVATLTPLDFDTIAESVAKTGRCVIVHEAPRTAGFGAEIAARLAEECMYDLLAPVERVTGPDTHMPLFRLEMKYMPSTERVVAAARRTLARG from the coding sequence ATGACCGATTCCGAAACCCCGACCGCCACGCCGATCACCCTGATCGAAGCCATCACCCAGGCGCTGGCCTGGGAGATTTCGCACGATCCGGCCGTGGTGGTGCTGGGCGAGGACGTGGGCGTCAACGGCGGCGTGTTCCGCGCCACCGCCGGGCTGCAGAAGCGCTTCGGTTCCGCGCGCATCCTGGACACGCCGCTGGACGAGACCACCATCGCCGGCCTGACCGTGGGCATGGCCGCGCAGGGCATGAAACCGGTGGCCGAGGCGCAGTTCGACGGCTTCGTCTATCCGATGATCGACCACCTGATCTGCCATGCCGCGCGCCTGCGTTACCGCACCCGTGGTCGCCTGCACTGCCCGATGGTGCTGCGCGTGCCGTGGGGCGGCGGCATCCGCGCACCGGAGCATCACTCCGAAGCCAACGAATCGATGTTCACCAACGTGCCCGGCCTGCGCGTGGTGATGCCGTCCTCGCCGCAGCGCGCCTACGGCCTGCTGCTGGCGGCGATCCGCGACCCGGACCCGGTGATCTATTACGAGCCCAAGCGCATCTACCGCCAGTACAAGGAACTGGTGCCCGATGACGGCGAGGCACTGCCGCTGGACGTGTGCTTCGTCCTACGCGACGGCGCGGACGTGACCCTGGTCAGCTGGGGCGCGCAGGTCAAGGAGACGCTGGAAGCGGCCGATGCACTGGCCGCCGAAGGCATCAGCGCCGAGGTCATCGACGTGGCCACGCTGACCCCGCTGGACTTCGACACCATCGCCGAGTCGGTGGCCAAGACCGGCCGCTGCGTGATCGTGCATGAGGCGCCGCGCACCGCGGGCTTCGGCGCGGAAATCGCTGCACGCCTGGCCGAGGAATGCATGTACGACCTGCTGGCGCCGGTCGAACGCGTGACCGGCCCGGACACGCACATGCCGCTGTTCCGACTGGAAATGAAATACATGCCCAGCACCGAACGCGTGGTCGCGGCCGCCAGACGCACCCTCGCCCGCGGCTAG
- a CDS encoding DEAD/DEAH box helicase encodes MSFDSLGFAPDLLPFLARALEQAGVTAPSPVQARAIPPLLQGLDVLIRAPTGSGKTAAFALPLLQRCAQAPRCTAQQLHALVLVPTRELATQVSETLVQLGSQLPQRPRVATAIGGVSLNPQLKSLRGGAEIVVATPGRLLDLVQHNALRLDTLSTLVLDEADQLLALGFGDELDAIQKLLPARRQTVLVSATLPDNIAALARRLLHAPQQVDGDDSTQPPPDITQRAIEVDPQQRTALLRHLLQEEGWTQALVFVASHHTADTVADKLERNGIAAQALHGTLSQGRRQQVLRDFQANALQVVVATDVAARGLDIPALPLVVNYDLPRAAADYTHRIGRTGRAGASGTAISFVSASTEPQLRLIEKRQRVRVPRERVTGFEPSAEAAVPSVVGDHNGGIKGRRPSKKDKLRAAQAAANTPD; translated from the coding sequence ATGTCCTTCGATTCGCTTGGCTTCGCCCCCGATCTGCTGCCGTTCCTGGCCCGTGCACTGGAACAGGCCGGCGTCACCGCGCCCAGTCCGGTGCAGGCACGCGCTATTCCGCCCCTGCTGCAGGGCCTGGACGTGTTGATCCGCGCGCCGACCGGCAGCGGCAAGACTGCGGCGTTCGCACTGCCGCTGCTGCAGCGCTGCGCGCAGGCGCCGCGCTGCACCGCCCAGCAGCTGCATGCGCTGGTGCTGGTGCCCACGCGCGAACTGGCCACCCAGGTCAGCGAGACACTGGTGCAGCTCGGCAGCCAGCTGCCGCAGCGCCCGCGCGTGGCCACGGCCATCGGCGGCGTGTCGCTCAATCCACAATTGAAATCCCTGCGCGGCGGTGCCGAGATCGTGGTCGCCACGCCCGGCCGCCTGCTCGACCTGGTCCAGCACAACGCGCTGCGCCTGGACACGCTGTCCACGCTGGTGCTGGACGAAGCCGACCAGCTGCTCGCCCTGGGCTTCGGCGATGAACTGGACGCCATCCAGAAGCTGCTGCCGGCCAGGCGCCAGACCGTGCTGGTCTCGGCCACGCTGCCCGACAACATCGCCGCGCTCGCACGGCGCCTGCTGCATGCGCCGCAACAGGTGGATGGCGATGACAGCACGCAGCCACCACCGGACATCACCCAGCGCGCGATCGAGGTCGATCCGCAGCAGCGCACCGCGTTGCTGCGCCACCTGCTGCAGGAAGAAGGCTGGACCCAGGCACTGGTATTCGTCGCCAGCCACCACACCGCCGACACCGTCGCCGACAAGCTGGAACGCAACGGCATCGCCGCGCAGGCGCTGCACGGCACCCTCAGCCAGGGCCGACGCCAGCAGGTGCTGCGCGATTTCCAGGCCAATGCACTCCAGGTGGTAGTCGCCACCGATGTCGCCGCGCGCGGGCTGGACATCCCGGCGCTGCCGCTGGTGGTGAACTACGACCTGCCGCGCGCTGCGGCCGATTACACCCACCGCATCGGCCGCACCGGCCGCGCCGGCGCCAGCGGTACCGCAATCAGCTTCGTCAGTGCATCGACCGAGCCGCAGCTGCGGCTGATCGAGAAACGCCAGCGGGTGCGCGTGCCGCGCGAACGCGTCACCGGCTTCGAACCATCAGCCGAGGCAGCCGTGCCATCGGTGGTCGGCGATCACAACGGCGGCATCAAGGGCCGCCGGCCCAGCAAGAAGGACAAGTTGCGCGCGGCGCAAGCCGCGGCCAACACGCCCGATTGA
- a CDS encoding VOC family protein, with translation MAHRSRLAGFIIDCQDGSLAEHAAFWSQALGLPVTDPDEGGEDRYTVLQDGPGGLHVEVQKVGHPSRVHLDIEADDIDAEVARLETLGAKRIQCIRERWWVMEAPTGHRFCVVPMKEERGRTAPNKYV, from the coding sequence ATGGCCCACCGCAGTCGCCTTGCCGGTTTCATCATCGACTGCCAGGACGGCAGCCTGGCCGAACACGCAGCGTTCTGGAGCCAGGCATTGGGCCTGCCCGTCACCGATCCTGACGAAGGCGGCGAAGACCGCTATACGGTCCTGCAGGATGGTCCGGGCGGCCTGCATGTCGAAGTGCAGAAGGTTGGGCACCCGTCACGCGTGCACCTGGATATCGAGGCCGACGACATCGACGCCGAAGTCGCGCGCCTGGAAACCCTCGGCGCCAAGCGCATCCAATGCATCCGCGAGCGCTGGTGGGTGATGGAAGCGCCAACCGGCCATCGCTTCTGCGTGGTGCCGATGAAGGAAGAACGTGGACGTACGGCGCCAAACAAATACGTTTAA
- the fusA gene encoding elongation factor G, translating to MNTTPLSRRRNLGIIAHIDAGKTTLTERLLWRTGAIHRIGEVHDGAATTDFSAIERERGITIGAAAVQAHWAPRTEPEHHLTLIDTPGHIDFAIEVERSLRVLDGAVAVFSAVDGVQPQSETVWRQARRHGVPLLAFVNKMDRAGAAFDKVIAQMHDKLDATPWPLGIALGDDGSFDGWVDLVERSIVGWQHPQPATRRPWTDDEHARYAPAREQLIAAVADHDDALANAYLDGSDIGADLLRAALRRGTLAGAGVPVLVGSAFKHKGVELLLDAIVDYLPSPLDRPAVHAESSDGDVQLAAEPAGPLAALVFKITHQEHAALAFVRVYSGTLRVGDQVASSQQDRPRRIGRLAVVQADRVHDIDQAQAGEIVAVLGWKDVASGETLSATARPLRLESIQAQPAVLSWRLSAANANDLIRLGQGLAQLAQEDPSFHVASDPDTGETLIWGMGELHLEVMVERLRTEWKVDVRTGSPRVAYQETPRVVLHGVEGRLSKQTGGHGQFARVVLDIAPREDGQVVFVDRTTGGVVPRAFIAATEKGVRAALAEGPRGYPVVGVEVALVDGEAHAVDSSDMAFQRAASEAVRTALQRSGTVLLEPVMAMAIDTPASHVGDVVGDLQRRDGRVLTIEDHGARAEVLALAPLAQLQAYTTALRSLTQGRASASLQFDRYAPARAA from the coding sequence ATGAACACCACGCCCCTGTCCCGCCGCCGCAACCTGGGCATCATTGCCCATATCGACGCGGGCAAGACCACCCTCACCGAACGCCTGCTGTGGCGGACCGGCGCGATCCATCGGATCGGCGAAGTCCACGACGGCGCAGCCACCACCGATTTTTCGGCCATCGAACGCGAACGCGGCATCACCATTGGTGCGGCCGCCGTGCAGGCGCATTGGGCGCCGCGCACCGAGCCCGAACATCACCTGACCCTGATCGACACGCCCGGCCATATCGACTTCGCCATTGAGGTGGAGCGCTCGCTGCGCGTGCTTGATGGCGCGGTCGCGGTGTTTTCCGCAGTCGATGGCGTGCAGCCGCAGTCGGAAACCGTGTGGCGCCAGGCGCGCCGGCACGGCGTACCGCTGCTGGCCTTCGTCAACAAGATGGACCGCGCCGGCGCGGCGTTCGACAAGGTCATCGCCCAGATGCACGACAAGCTCGATGCCACGCCGTGGCCGCTCGGCATCGCCCTGGGCGACGATGGCAGCTTCGACGGCTGGGTCGATCTGGTCGAACGCAGCATCGTCGGCTGGCAGCATCCGCAGCCGGCGACACGGCGGCCGTGGACCGACGACGAACACGCCCGTTACGCGCCTGCCCGCGAACAGCTGATCGCCGCCGTGGCCGACCACGACGACGCGCTGGCCAATGCCTATCTGGACGGCAGCGACATCGGTGCGGACCTGCTGCGCGCCGCCCTGCGCCGCGGCACGCTGGCCGGTGCCGGCGTTCCCGTGCTGGTGGGCTCGGCGTTCAAGCACAAGGGCGTCGAACTGCTGCTGGACGCCATCGTCGACTACCTGCCCTCGCCACTGGATCGCCCGGCGGTGCACGCAGAGAGCAGCGATGGCGACGTGCAGCTCGCCGCCGAGCCGGCCGGTCCGCTGGCGGCGCTGGTGTTCAAGATCACCCACCAGGAACACGCGGCACTGGCGTTCGTCCGGGTGTATTCGGGCACGTTGCGGGTGGGCGACCAGGTTGCGTCTTCGCAGCAGGATCGCCCGCGCCGGATCGGCCGGCTGGCCGTGGTCCAGGCCGACCGCGTGCACGACATCGACCAGGCGCAGGCCGGCGAGATCGTCGCGGTACTCGGCTGGAAGGACGTGGCCAGCGGCGAAACGCTGAGTGCGACCGCGCGGCCGTTACGCCTGGAAAGCATCCAGGCGCAACCGGCAGTGCTGTCGTGGCGGCTGAGTGCGGCCAATGCCAACGACCTGATCCGGCTCGGCCAGGGCCTGGCACAACTGGCGCAGGAGGACCCGTCCTTCCACGTCGCCAGTGATCCAGACACCGGCGAGACGCTGATCTGGGGCATGGGCGAGCTGCACCTGGAGGTGATGGTCGAGCGCTTGCGGACGGAGTGGAAGGTCGATGTGCGCACCGGTTCGCCACGGGTGGCCTATCAGGAGACGCCACGCGTGGTGCTGCACGGCGTGGAAGGCCGCTTGTCCAAGCAGACTGGCGGACACGGCCAGTTCGCGCGCGTGGTGCTGGACATCGCACCGCGCGAGGACGGGCAGGTGGTGTTCGTCGACCGTACGACCGGCGGCGTGGTCCCGCGGGCCTTCATCGCCGCGACCGAAAAAGGCGTGCGTGCGGCACTGGCCGAAGGCCCGCGTGGCTATCCGGTGGTCGGGGTCGAGGTCGCGCTGGTCGATGGCGAGGCACACGCGGTGGATTCGTCGGACATGGCGTTCCAGCGCGCGGCGTCCGAGGCGGTCCGCACCGCCTTGCAACGCAGCGGGACGGTCTTGCTGGAGCCGGTAATGGCGATGGCCATCGATACGCCGGCCAGCCATGTCGGTGATGTGGTCGGCGACCTGCAGCGACGCGACGGCCGCGTCCTGACGATCGAAGACCACGGCGCGCGCGCGGAAGTGCTGGCGCTGGCGCCACTGGCCCAGTTGCAGGCCTACACCACCGCGCTGCGTTCGCTGACCCAGGGACGCGCGTCGGCCAGCCTGCAGTTCGACCGCTACGCGCCCGCACGCGCGGCATGA
- a CDS encoding DUF6172 family protein produces MRKTYQLQIEGKNRDRLLEASKHEIRKYIAREQRKALPAGADVWRFDARLGADEASAAAISSGELIRGIDALLAGGGHQFFVEVLAKPGTRNAPPAEKAAPSAELDFDDED; encoded by the coding sequence ATGAGAAAGACCTACCAGCTCCAGATTGAAGGCAAGAACCGCGACCGCCTGTTGGAGGCCAGCAAGCACGAGATCCGCAAGTACATCGCGCGCGAACAGCGCAAGGCGCTGCCGGCTGGCGCGGACGTGTGGCGTTTCGATGCGCGCCTGGGCGCCGATGAAGCCAGTGCCGCGGCGATTTCTTCCGGTGAATTGATCCGTGGGATCGATGCGCTGCTGGCGGGTGGTGGCCATCAGTTCTTCGTCGAAGTGCTGGCCAAGCCGGGCACGCGCAATGCGCCTCCGGCCGAGAAGGCTGCGCCATCGGCCGAACTGGATTTCGACGACGAAGATTGA
- a CDS encoding SH3 domain-containing protein, whose product MSRARVITAHRAPDREAIRIARGEGAVLGASDTEWPDFVWATLAQGLGGWMPADVFHLDDVGTAIAQQDYDTRELEADVDDLLTVEREHAGWWWAHDAYGRSGWIPARAIELIQENGSY is encoded by the coding sequence ATGTCGCGCGCGCGCGTGATCACCGCACACCGTGCACCGGACCGCGAAGCAATCCGCATTGCGCGCGGCGAAGGCGCGGTGCTGGGCGCATCGGACACCGAGTGGCCCGATTTCGTCTGGGCCACGCTGGCGCAGGGACTGGGCGGCTGGATGCCCGCCGATGTCTTCCACCTGGATGACGTCGGCACGGCCATCGCCCAGCAGGATTACGACACCCGGGAACTGGAAGCCGACGTCGACGACCTGTTGACCGTCGAACGCGAACACGCCGGCTGGTGGTGGGCGCACGATGCGTACGGACGCAGCGGATGGATCCCCGCACGCGCCATTGAATTGATTCAAGAGAATGGGTCCTACTGA